Proteins from a genomic interval of Poecile atricapillus isolate bPoeAtr1 chromosome 1, bPoeAtr1.hap1, whole genome shotgun sequence:
- the SLN gene encoding sarcolipin, translated as MERSTREICLNFMIVLITVILMWLLVKSYQD; from the coding sequence ATGGAACGTTCCACACGAGAAATTTGCCTCAACTTCATGATTGTCCTGATTACTGTGATCCTCATGTGGCTCCTGGTGAAGTCTTATCAGGATTGA